In a genomic window of Spirosoma agri:
- a CDS encoding Crp/Fnr family transcriptional regulator, whose protein sequence is MEKSTLKKTVCRTVSLTDAEWTAFADCWHPVRYKRKTLLTSAGDIEQFLYFVEEGVQRAFYLGDDLAETTLVFSYTGTFSGVVDSFQLQQPSRYYLETLTTSQLLRISYPDFARLLDTYPALERWVRLATAQALSGALERQIELATCGAEEKFRILLTRSPHVLQLIPQKYLASYLGIDPTTFSKLLKSVRL, encoded by the coding sequence TTGGAAAAATCCACCCTAAAAAAAACGGTCTGTCGAACCGTATCCCTGACCGACGCTGAATGGACGGCCTTTGCCGACTGCTGGCATCCTGTCCGTTACAAGCGCAAAACACTACTGACCAGTGCCGGCGACATCGAGCAATTTCTTTATTTCGTTGAGGAAGGCGTTCAGCGGGCCTTTTACCTGGGCGATGACTTAGCGGAGACAACGCTGGTGTTTTCGTACACCGGCACTTTCTCGGGCGTGGTCGATTCATTTCAGTTGCAGCAGCCCTCCCGTTACTACCTCGAAACCCTAACGACCAGCCAGTTACTCCGAATTTCGTATCCCGACTTTGCCCGGTTGCTCGACACCTACCCTGCCCTTGAGCGCTGGGTCCGACTGGCTACGGCACAGGCTCTATCGGGCGCTTTGGAACGGCAGATCGAACTGGCAACCTGCGGGGCGGAAGAGAAATTCCGCATCCTCCTGACCCGAAGCCCACACGTATTACAGCTGATTCCGCAGAAATACCTGGCTTCGTACCTAGGTATCGACCCTACCACATTCAGCAAGCTATTGAAGTCGGTTCGGCTATAG
- a CDS encoding DinB family protein, translating into MARVTSTTLLTQLQNDVLDIQRIVEQEFSPLSNTQLLESAMPTQWSIAQCLDHLNSYGLYYLPLMERAIQTAEATNLAAKTVFTSSWLGNYFATSMRPDANGRIRLKSKAVKNHTPADQLNAQNVLNEFLRQQAQLETLLDRAKAVDLAGSRIPISIARWIKLSLGDTFRFLIAHEQRHVLQAQRVLKALVIPTTTTPLTEPYAS; encoded by the coding sequence ATGGCACGCGTTACTAGTACAACCTTACTGACTCAATTACAGAACGATGTGCTGGACATTCAGCGAATTGTTGAGCAGGAGTTCAGTCCTTTATCGAATACTCAATTGCTTGAGTCAGCGATGCCCACGCAGTGGAGTATCGCGCAATGCCTTGACCACCTCAATAGTTATGGGCTATATTATCTGCCGCTGATGGAGCGCGCTATTCAAACGGCCGAAGCCACGAACCTCGCAGCGAAGACCGTTTTTACGAGTAGCTGGCTCGGCAACTATTTCGCCACATCCATGCGCCCCGATGCTAACGGGCGTATCCGGCTTAAATCGAAAGCCGTTAAAAACCATACCCCCGCTGATCAACTAAATGCACAAAACGTACTGAACGAATTTCTTCGGCAACAGGCGCAGTTAGAAACGCTGCTTGATCGCGCGAAAGCGGTTGATCTGGCCGGTTCACGTATTCCCATTTCGATTGCCCGCTGGATCAAACTGAGCCTGGGTGATACGTTTCGTTTTTTGATTGCTCACGAGCAGCGGCATGTGTTGCAGGCGCAGCGCGTTCTGAAAGCGTTAGTTATTCCCACGACAACAACGCCCCTTACTGAGCCGTACGCCAGCTGA
- the frr gene encoding ribosome recycling factor, with protein sequence MEEIELYLDDAKDTMEKALKHLAIELTKIRAGKANAGMLDGIQIEYYGMLSPLHTVASVNTPDARTIVIKPFEKKLIGEVEKAIRNSNLGLNPNNDGEQIRLSIPPLTEERRRDLVKKVKQEVETAKVNVRNIRKDTNDDIRKLVKDGVSEDAVKQGEERVQQLTNAFIARVDDVFVAKEKDILSV encoded by the coding sequence ATGGAAGAGATCGAGCTATACCTCGACGATGCAAAAGATACGATGGAAAAAGCGCTCAAGCACTTAGCCATCGAATTGACCAAGATCCGCGCCGGAAAAGCGAACGCCGGGATGCTCGACGGCATACAGATCGAATATTACGGAATGCTGTCGCCGTTGCACACGGTAGCATCGGTCAATACCCCCGACGCCCGGACGATCGTTATCAAACCCTTCGAGAAAAAACTCATCGGAGAGGTTGAAAAGGCAATCCGCAACTCCAATCTTGGCCTGAATCCAAACAACGATGGCGAACAGATCCGGCTGAGCATTCCCCCGCTGACCGAAGAACGTCGTCGAGATCTGGTCAAAAAGGTGAAACAGGAAGTTGAAACGGCAAAAGTCAATGTCCGTAATATTCGCAAGGACACAAACGACGATATTCGCAAACTGGTGAAAGACGGCGTTTCGGAAGATGCCGTGAAGCAGGGTGAAGAGCGCGTTCAGCAATTGACCAACGCCTTTATCGCGCGAGTTGACGACGTATTTGTTGCTAAAGAAAAGGATATTCTGTCGGTATAA